In the Cellvibrio sp. KY-GH-1 genome, TCAGGGCGAATATTCATTCCCTCTAAAATGGAATACCAGCTGTCTGCCCCAAACAGATTTTCCGGGTGATGTTGCAATTGCCCGCGATGGCGAAACTGATTAATTTTTTCACGCAAACTTTCAGGAATTTCCATTGTCTGGCACCAGCGCCAAAATGCGGTGTCGCCACGCTGGGTGGTGCAGTAATGCAAAATGACAAAATCGCGAATTTCCATATAGTCGCGGGCAATATCGCAATTAAATTGTTGCTCCAAAAATGATGCAAAATGTTTATCGGGAAAGTTACGAATGAAATGCACCAAGGTCCGATAAACCAAATGAATCGCAGTAGATTCCAGTGGCTCAATAAATCCCGACGCCAGCCCCAACGCCAAACAGTTTTTGTACCAAATTTTTTCGCGCATACCACTTACAAAAGGAATTATGCGCGGCTCATTAATCAGATCACCTTTAATAACACTCATTAAAGTATTAATAGCTTCATCGTCAGAACAATAATCGCTGGCAAACACATATCCATTACCAGTGCGATGCTGCAATGGAATTTTCCAGCTCCAACCCGCGGCACGTGCAGAAGCAATGGTATACGCAAGCGGATCACCCGCATTTTCCGTTTGCACGGCAACGGCGCGATTACAGGGCAAGTAATTGGACCAATCGTCATAACCAACTTTCAAGGTTTCTGATATTAGCAGCCCTTTAAAGCCGGTACAGTCGATAAAAAAATCACTTTCAATCGTTTGACCATTCGCGAGTTGCACCGATTGAATAAATTTCCGCTCATCGGTTTGCACACTCTCTACGGTACTTTCAATACGCTGCACACCGCGTGCCAGGGTAATTTCTCGCATATGACGCGCGGCATAAGCTGCATCCAAATGCACGGCATAACCGTAACTGGCCAGCGGAGTTTTTGCCAATTGCATTTCCGTAATGAAGCGGTTTTCTTCCGACATAATTCCGGAAGGTGAATGATCTACCCAGCGTGTTGTATTGCCATCGGCCAAGGTTTTTAGCCAAATTTGATAAAACTCATGCCCGTCAATAGCGCGGCCAATCTTGCCAAAGGGATGGAGAAAATGGTGATTCTGTTGATACCAGTTTTCAAAACGGATACCTAATTTGATTGAGCCTGCCGTTGCTTGCATAAACTCTTTGGTATCCAGGCGAGCATCTTTCAAAAAAGCCATGAACGATGGCACAGTCGCCTCACCAACGCCGATAGTAGCTATATCGGCTGATTCGATTAAGGTTATTTTCGTGTTGCTGCCATGCAAAATATTGCTGAGCAAACTGGCTGCCATCCAACCCGCCGTACCACCACCAACAATACAAATTGATCCCAGCGGATTTTCCGTTCGCTTCATAA is a window encoding:
- a CDS encoding tryptophan halogenase family protein, which produces MKRTENPLGSICIVGGGTAGWMAASLLSNILHGSNTKITLIESADIATIGVGEATVPSFMAFLKDARLDTKEFMQATAGSIKLGIRFENWYQQNHHFLHPFGKIGRAIDGHEFYQIWLKTLADGNTTRWVDHSPSGIMSEENRFITEMQLAKTPLASYGYAVHLDAAYAARHMREITLARGVQRIESTVESVQTDERKFIQSVQLANGQTIESDFFIDCTGFKGLLISETLKVGYDDWSNYLPCNRAVAVQTENAGDPLAYTIASARAAGWSWKIPLQHRTGNGYVFASDYCSDDEAINTLMSVIKGDLINEPRIIPFVSGMREKIWYKNCLALGLASGFIEPLESTAIHLVYRTLVHFIRNFPDKHFASFLEQQFNCDIARDYMEIRDFVILHYCTTQRGDTAFWRWCQTMEIPESLREKINQFRHRGQLQHHPENLFGADSWYSILEGMNIRPETYHPLVDALDSQKLGQSLKQGANAIRATVMKLPSHGEFLRQHCPAKQS